In Nitrospirota bacterium, a genomic segment contains:
- a CDS encoding amidophosphoribosyltransferase — MSHESCNLKKCTLLSPFLKKGGVKNIFNKKHFFHDIHEECGIFGIYGHPEASNITYLGLYALQHRGQEGAGICSSDGKQLFIEKSMGLVADIFTEKRLRRLPGNIAIGHNRYSTAGTSVLKNVQPIVANFSLGTLAIAHNGNLVDAVDIRSSLEEEGAIFQSSSDSEVIVHLIAHSKGNDFYERVANAVTQVNGSFSLLILREKEIIAVRDPYGVRPFSLGMKNGAYVLASETCAFDLIGATYIRDIEPGELLIINNEGLQSMKIFNNFRKAFCIFEFIYFSRPDSNIFGGLNVNEMRKEFGRQLARESNVSADLVIPVPDSGVPAAIGFSEVSKIPLDFGLIRNHYVGRTFIEPKHSIRHFGVKIKLNPVRKLLEGKRLIVIDDSIVRGTTSKKIVKMLREGGGAKEVHLKISSPPTIGPCFYGIDTPTRQELIASTHLLEEIRKYVTADSLAYLSLEGLKKIVPESHNYCTACFDFNYPISFPGEHLKQMEFLFR, encoded by the coding sequence ATGTCCCACGAGTCGTGCAATTTGAAAAAGTGCACTCTCCTCAGTCCCTTTTTAAAAAAAGGAGGGGTGAAGAATATTTTTAACAAAAAGCACTTTTTTCATGATATCCATGAAGAGTGTGGAATCTTTGGGATATATGGACATCCTGAGGCATCGAATATCACCTATTTAGGACTCTATGCACTTCAACACCGCGGGCAGGAAGGAGCAGGTATTTGCTCCTCTGATGGAAAACAACTCTTTATTGAAAAATCAATGGGGCTCGTAGCTGATATATTCACAGAGAAAAGATTAAGAAGACTACCCGGAAATATAGCAATAGGGCATAATCGTTATTCTACCGCTGGAACCAGTGTCCTTAAAAACGTTCAGCCTATAGTTGCCAATTTCTCACTCGGGACACTTGCAATCGCACATAATGGAAACCTTGTAGATGCAGTAGATATCAGAAGTTCACTTGAAGAAGAAGGTGCCATATTTCAATCTTCTTCAGATAGCGAAGTAATAGTTCATCTTATCGCACATTCAAAGGGTAATGATTTTTATGAACGGGTGGCTAATGCTGTCACTCAGGTAAATGGTTCTTTTAGTCTGCTTATTCTAAGAGAGAAAGAAATCATTGCAGTTCGTGACCCTTATGGTGTAAGGCCATTCAGTCTTGGTATGAAAAACGGTGCTTATGTTCTGGCATCAGAGACTTGTGCTTTTGACCTCATTGGTGCAACTTATATAAGAGATATTGAACCTGGAGAATTACTTATAATAAATAATGAAGGTCTTCAATCAATGAAGATATTTAACAACTTCAGAAAAGCATTCTGTATATTCGAGTTCATCTATTTTTCAAGACCTGACAGCAATATTTTTGGAGGACTGAATGTTAATGAGATGAGAAAGGAATTCGGGAGGCAACTTGCACGAGAATCTAATGTCAGTGCAGATCTTGTTATTCCTGTCCCTGATTCAGGTGTTCCTGCAGCCATCGGATTTTCAGAAGTAAGCAAAATCCCGCTGGACTTTGGGCTTATAAGAAATCATTATGTTGGAAGGACGTTCATAGAGCCCAAGCATAGTATCAGACATTTTGGAGTTAAGATTAAACTTAATCCTGTAAGAAAACTCCTCGAGGGTAAAAGGCTGATAGTCATAGATGATTCTATTGTCAGGGGAACTACCAGCAAGAAGATAGTAAAGATGCTCAGGGAAGGAGGGGGTGCAAAAGAAGTACATCTCAAAATAAGCTCTCCACCTACTATAGGACCTTGCTTTTACGGCATTGACACACCTACAAGGCAAGAACTCATCGCTTCTACTCATCTCTTAGAAGAGATCAGGAAATATGTAACTGCTGACTCACTTGCTTATTTAAGTCTCGAGGGACTGAAGAAAATAGTCCCAGAATCTCATAATTATTGCACTGCATGTTTTGACTTTAATTACCCGATCAGTTTTCCTGGAGAACACTTAAAACAGATGGAATTTCTTTTCAGATAG
- a CDS encoding aminopeptidase, translating to MINVLRDIFRVNLGVKKHENVLLFNDRVSDKEDISEVDINRRLKLSCLVFFLSEIGKNLCKSIITCEYLATGSHGAEPPEELWRLAFGEKAIETLKKKNLYNPLLKKTIHDNDLKKVEEIIAKQRTNAVDCVIALSNYSTSHTRFRDFLTRICGCRYASMPLFDISMLEGSMNVDWNELAKRTKKVSKIVSLAEVIQIRTPNGTFLSFSKKGRKALADTGILSKPGSFGNLPAGEAFLAPLEGTAHGRLIIEWAPTRQLESPITLIVKNGSVVDISGSDIYAEYLKSKLAERKENANIAELGIGTNEAARRPDNILESEKILGTIHIALGDNSSFGGRVKTPFHQDFVFFKPTVTLINKDGSRRDILKRGRLFC from the coding sequence GTGATAAATGTTCTTAGAGACATCTTCAGAGTCAATCTCGGTGTAAAAAAACATGAAAATGTTCTTTTATTCAATGATAGGGTCTCGGATAAAGAAGATATAAGCGAGGTTGATATTAACAGAAGATTAAAGCTCAGCTGTCTTGTATTTTTTTTATCAGAGATCGGGAAGAATCTTTGTAAATCAATAATAACTTGCGAATATTTAGCTACAGGCAGTCATGGTGCTGAACCCCCTGAAGAATTATGGAGGCTTGCTTTTGGAGAAAAGGCAATAGAGACTTTAAAGAAAAAAAATCTGTATAATCCCCTCCTGAAAAAAACCATACATGATAATGATCTCAAAAAAGTAGAAGAAATCATTGCAAAACAGAGAACTAATGCCGTAGACTGTGTTATAGCTTTATCCAATTATTCTACAAGCCATACGAGATTCAGGGATTTTCTGACAAGGATATGTGGATGCAGGTATGCAAGTATGCCCCTTTTTGATATATCCATGCTTGAAGGTTCTATGAATGTAGACTGGAATGAATTAGCAAAGAGGACAAAAAAGGTCTCAAAAATTGTCAGTTTAGCCGAGGTTATTCAGATAAGAACTCCAAATGGCACCTTTCTCTCTTTTTCAAAAAAAGGGAGAAAGGCTTTAGCAGATACCGGGATTCTCAGCAAGCCTGGCTCTTTTGGAAATCTTCCAGCAGGCGAGGCTTTTCTGGCTCCTCTCGAGGGGACAGCACATGGAAGACTTATTATCGAGTGGGCACCAACAAGACAATTGGAGTCACCGATAACACTTATTGTTAAAAATGGATCAGTCGTTGATATTTCAGGCAGTGATATCTATGCAGAATATCTCAAATCTAAGCTGGCTGAAAGAAAAGAGAATGCAAATATTGCAGAGCTTGGGATCGGCACGAATGAAGCTGCAAGAAGACCTGATAATATCCTTGAATCAGAGAAGATTCTCGGGACAATCCATATTGCTCTCGGCGATAACAGCTCTTTTGGCGGCAGGGTTAAAACTCCATTTCATCAGGACTTTGTGTTCTTCAAACCGACTGTGACACTTATTAATAAAGACGGCAGCAGGAGAGATATACTTAAAAGAGGCAGATTATTCTGTTGA
- the selB gene encoding selenocysteine-specific translation elongation factor, whose amino-acid sequence MRNVILGTAGHIDHGKSSVVKALTGIDPDRLKEEKERGITIDLGFADLRYPDGLTIGIVDVPGHERLVKNMLAGAGGIDLVLLVIAADEGIMPQSREHLSICNLLKIKSGVIAITKADLVEKDWLDLVLDEVRSFVKGTFLEEAEIVTVSSKTMLNIGLLKDKIHEVALKVEAKPIKGLFRLPIDRVFTLKGFGTVVTGTAVSGTLSVDDAVEILPSNIQSKVRGLHSHGKPLQTALAGQRVAINLQGVDKEALKRGDAVVIPGKFIPTKKIDAKVEMLLSAPVLKNKSLVHFHLGTSETIARIILYGRNEIKAGENCYCQFRLREPVIAVSGDRYIIRRFSPVDTIGGGEILDSMPSRRGQKEGTDDLQIFEKGTLEEKIAIKIQKAGIYGKTLSLLEGWIKEEIPSIRKAINSLKEKGIILQFEDILIHSDIYETFKENVMKSLNDFHKKNPLKPGMTKEELRAQINIEPRLFGNLLTSIKEIVIEKELVRQASFRVALSQVDETLKAKILGMLEKSGFQPLTREELYQSLQMEQKKLTDILNLMAKEGSIIRINESLYIPSTVFKNMIEKLKAFFSKKPEMTVAEFRDILNTTRKYALPFLEYLDSNKITLRVGDIRKLLLKE is encoded by the coding sequence ATGCGTAACGTAATACTCGGAACAGCAGGTCATATAGATCATGGTAAAAGCTCTGTTGTAAAAGCTTTGACAGGGATAGACCCTGACAGGCTGAAAGAGGAGAAGGAAAGAGGGATAACCATTGATCTTGGGTTTGCAGACCTCCGTTATCCTGATGGACTTACCATCGGCATAGTAGATGTCCCGGGTCACGAAAGACTCGTAAAGAATATGCTTGCAGGAGCCGGTGGTATAGATCTGGTTCTACTTGTCATCGCTGCAGATGAAGGCATCATGCCCCAGAGCCGTGAGCATCTCTCAATTTGCAATTTACTCAAGATTAAATCAGGAGTCATTGCAATCACAAAGGCAGACCTTGTTGAAAAGGACTGGCTTGATCTTGTTTTGGATGAAGTACGGAGTTTTGTAAAAGGCACTTTTCTTGAAGAAGCAGAAATAGTTACTGTGTCTTCAAAGACCATGTTAAATATTGGCCTCTTGAAAGACAAGATCCATGAGGTAGCATTAAAAGTTGAAGCAAAACCAATTAAAGGTCTCTTCAGGCTGCCCATTGATAGAGTATTTACTTTGAAAGGGTTCGGGACAGTTGTAACAGGCACTGCTGTCTCAGGGACTCTTTCTGTTGATGATGCTGTTGAGATACTTCCAAGTAATATTCAGAGCAAGGTCAGGGGACTGCACAGCCACGGGAAACCACTTCAGACCGCACTTGCCGGACAGAGGGTGGCAATCAATCTTCAGGGGGTTGACAAGGAGGCATTGAAACGAGGAGATGCTGTAGTAATACCAGGGAAATTCATTCCGACAAAGAAGATTGATGCCAAAGTGGAAATGCTTTTATCTGCCCCTGTCCTTAAGAATAAAAGTCTTGTTCATTTTCATTTAGGCACATCAGAAACAATAGCGAGGATCATTCTATATGGCAGGAATGAGATTAAGGCAGGTGAAAATTGCTATTGCCAGTTCAGACTAAGAGAACCGGTTATTGCGGTATCCGGCGATAGATATATAATAAGAAGATTTTCACCTGTGGATACTATAGGCGGTGGTGAAATTCTTGATTCAATGCCTTCACGTCGGGGTCAGAAGGAAGGGACGGATGATTTACAGATTTTTGAAAAAGGAACTCTCGAAGAAAAGATAGCAATCAAAATACAAAAGGCAGGTATTTACGGAAAAACCTTATCATTACTTGAGGGATGGATCAAGGAAGAAATCCCATCCATAAGAAAAGCAATAAATTCATTGAAAGAAAAAGGAATCATTTTGCAGTTTGAAGACATCCTGATTCACAGCGATATCTATGAAACCTTTAAAGAAAATGTCATGAAGTCTCTGAACGACTTTCATAAAAAAAATCCCTTAAAACCAGGGATGACAAAAGAAGAGCTCAGAGCACAGATTAATATTGAACCAAGACTTTTCGGGAATCTGCTGACATCGATCAAAGAGATTGTAATAGAGAAAGAACTGGTTAGACAAGCTTCTTTCCGTGTTGCACTATCACAGGTTGACGAAACCCTCAAAGCAAAAATTTTAGGGATGTTAGAAAAAAGTGGGTTCCAGCCACTAACAAGAGAAGAATTATATCAATCTCTCCAGATGGAACAAAAGAAACTAACAGATATCCTTAATCTCATGGCAAAAGAGGGGAGCATTATCAGGATCAATGAATCATTATATATTCCTTCAACAGTATTTAAAAACATGATTGAGAAACTGAAGGCTTTTTTTAGCAAAAAGCCTGAAATGACCGTAGCAGAGTTCAGGGACATACTCAACACAACAAGAAAATACGCCCTGCCATTCCTCGAATACCTTGATTCAAATAAGATTACATTAAGGGTCGGGGATATAAGGAAATTATTGCTGAAAGAGTAA
- a CDS encoding nucleotidyltransferase domain-containing protein, with amino-acid sequence MIRYKMIPEDIHKKIAFLAGILSKDPNIIFSYLFGGLLKDNPNPLSDVDVAVYVKNVKKMDYLQLFGDIANVLGTDEIDMVILNTAQLSLAGRILQARKVLVDKDPFLRHKYESTVLREFFDFKIKERDILKRRYGIG; translated from the coding sequence ATGATACGGTATAAAATGATTCCAGAAGATATTCATAAAAAAATCGCTTTCCTCGCAGGAATTCTTTCAAAGGATCCCAATATCATCTTTTCCTATCTCTTTGGGGGGCTGTTAAAAGATAACCCAAATCCTTTAAGTGATGTTGACGTGGCTGTTTATGTAAAAAATGTTAAAAAAATGGACTACCTTCAGTTATTTGGCGATATTGCAAATGTCCTTGGTACAGATGAGATTGACATGGTGATTTTGAACACCGCTCAGCTCAGTCTTGCCGGGAGAATTCTACAGGCCAGAAAAGTTCTTGTTGATAAGGACCCATTTCTGAGGCACAAATATGAATCAACAGTCCTGAGAGAATTTTTTGATTTCAAAATAAAAGAAAGAGATATTCTGAAAAGAAGGTACGGAATTGGTTGA